One Bacteroidota bacterium genomic region harbors:
- a CDS encoding aldehyde dehydrogenase family protein: MSAVVLPSVEPPTIDTTIDTKITSRAELDQLVAGLRDKATDWLAVPLARMIAYVQSMIEGVAVVAPRMVAAAVEAKGMEPGDPRAAEDWISGPVIILRTLRILKATMEQIDATGRVGIEAHQVHTRPDGQLVVDVMPEGAYDRILYNGFTAEVWQQPHVTRLNLDAHTGGVLTKPETAEPAVALVLGAGNVASIGPLDVMTKLFHEGQVCLLKWNPVNDYLGPLFAEAFADLIRDGFLQMTYGGADVGAYLVEHPGIDEIHITGSARTHDVIVFGPGEEGAKRKAENRPRLQKRITSELGNVTPILIVPGAWNRADLQFHAENVATMMTQNGGFNCNAAKVLVTHADWPLRDAFLDRLRGVLRSLEGRPAYYPGALDRFRQFVDTYPDANLLGPGAVPPTLIVDVDTDPESQLAFEMEAFCQVTAEVALSGHGAAGFLKQAVAFCNERLSGTLAAGIIVDDATRGTLDLEARYTVEDAIADLRYGGIALNHWPGVCYGLGSTPWGAFPGHTLDDIQSGIGMVHNAKLFDAAQKAVVRGPFRYLPKPPWFVTHSHAAEVGERLVDFEADPNPAKLPVIFAFAVRG; the protein is encoded by the coding sequence ATGTCTGCTGTCGTTCTGCCGTCCGTCGAGCCCCCGACCATCGACACGACCATCGACACGAAGATCACCTCGCGCGCCGAGCTCGACCAGCTCGTGGCGGGTCTGCGCGACAAGGCCACAGACTGGCTTGCCGTACCGCTCGCCCGCATGATTGCCTACGTGCAGTCGATGATCGAAGGGGTAGCAGTCGTGGCACCGCGCATGGTGGCCGCGGCCGTGGAGGCTAAGGGCATGGAGCCCGGCGACCCCCGCGCGGCCGAGGACTGGATCTCTGGGCCGGTCATCATCCTGCGTACGCTGCGCATCCTCAAGGCGACGATGGAGCAGATCGACGCGACGGGCCGCGTCGGCATCGAGGCGCACCAGGTGCACACCCGCCCCGACGGGCAACTCGTCGTGGACGTGATGCCGGAGGGGGCCTACGATCGCATCCTCTACAACGGCTTCACCGCCGAGGTGTGGCAGCAGCCCCACGTTACGCGCCTCAACCTCGACGCGCACACGGGTGGCGTGCTCACCAAGCCCGAGACGGCCGAGCCCGCCGTCGCGCTCGTGCTGGGCGCGGGCAACGTGGCCTCCATCGGCCCGCTCGACGTGATGACCAAGCTGTTTCACGAGGGCCAGGTCTGCCTGCTCAAGTGGAACCCCGTCAACGACTACCTCGGCCCGCTCTTCGCCGAGGCCTTCGCCGACCTTATCCGCGACGGCTTCCTCCAGATGACCTACGGCGGCGCCGACGTGGGCGCCTACCTCGTGGAGCACCCCGGCATCGACGAGATCCACATCACGGGCAGCGCCCGCACGCACGACGTGATCGTCTTCGGACCAGGGGAGGAGGGGGCTAAGCGCAAGGCTGAGAACCGCCCGCGCCTCCAGAAGCGCATCACGAGCGAGTTGGGCAACGTCACGCCCATCCTCATCGTGCCGGGCGCCTGGAACCGCGCCGACCTGCAGTTCCACGCCGAGAACGTCGCGACGATGATGACGCAGAACGGTGGGTTCAACTGCAACGCGGCCAAGGTGCTGGTCACCCACGCCGACTGGCCGCTGCGCGACGCCTTCCTCGACCGCCTGCGCGGCGTGCTGCGGAGCCTGGAAGGCCGCCCGGCCTACTACCCTGGCGCGCTCGACCGCTTCCGGCAATTCGTCGACACCTACCCGGACGCTAACCTGCTCGGCCCTGGCGCCGTCCCGCCGACCCTCATCGTGGACGTAGACACCGACCCAGAGTCGCAGCTCGCGTTCGAGATGGAGGCGTTCTGCCAGGTCACGGCCGAGGTGGCGCTCTCGGGGCACGGCGCGGCCGGGTTCCTGAAGCAGGCGGTCGCGTTCTGCAACGAGCGGCTAAGCGGTACCCTCGCCGCCGGCATCATCGTCGATGACGCGACGCGCGGGACGCTGGATCTGGAGGCGCGGTATACGGTCGAAGACGCCATCGCGGACCTGCGCTACGGTGGGATCGCGCTCAACCACTGGCCAGGGGTCTGCTACGGCCTGGGCTCGACGCCCTGGGGTGCCTTTCCAGGCCATACGCTCGACGACATCCAGAGCGGCATCGGCATGGTGCACAACGCCAAGCTCTTCGACGCGGCGCAGAAAGCGGTGGTGCGCGGGCCATTCCGCTACCTCCCGAAGCCGCCGTGGTTTGTCACCCATTCCCATGCGGCCGAGGTAGGCGAGCGGCTCGTCGACTTCGAGGCGGACCCGAACCCAGCCAAGCTGCCCGTCATCTTCGCGTTTGCGGTTCGCGGGTAG
- a CDS encoding LON peptidase substrate-binding domain-containing protein has translation MNPDDRLPLFPLGLVVYPGEPLPLHIFEFRYREMVRLCLEEKRAFGIVLMHEAKLADVGCTVRIERVLKRYDDGRSDILCRGEQRFRIAQVYREKPYLTADAVDFEPDGSGIADADLAARERLITQHMKLLEMAGEDIRPAAYQTTSPISYIVARNAGLELEQKQQLLEMLTEKERLVFLTEHLEEVLRRVRLAKEVKRRAQGDGYAGGLPSLE, from the coding sequence ATGAATCCCGACGACCGGCTGCCGTTGTTTCCCCTCGGCCTCGTCGTGTACCCCGGTGAGCCACTGCCGCTGCACATCTTCGAGTTCCGCTACCGCGAAATGGTGCGCCTGTGCCTGGAAGAGAAGCGCGCCTTCGGGATCGTGCTCATGCACGAGGCCAAGCTCGCCGACGTGGGCTGCACGGTGCGCATCGAGCGCGTGCTCAAGCGCTACGACGACGGGCGCTCGGACATCCTCTGCCGTGGCGAGCAGCGCTTCCGCATCGCCCAGGTCTACCGTGAGAAACCCTACCTCACGGCCGACGCCGTTGACTTCGAACCCGATGGGTCCGGCATCGCCGACGCCGATCTGGCTGCGCGCGAGCGGCTCATCACGCAGCACATGAAGCTGTTGGAGATGGCCGGCGAGGACATCCGCCCCGCTGCCTACCAGACCACATCGCCGATCTCGTACATCGTCGCGCGCAACGCCGGGCTGGAGCTGGAGCAGAAGCAGCAACTCCTGGAAATGCTTACCGAGAAGGAGCGCCTGGTTTTCCTCACGGAGCACCTCGAAGAGGTTCTCCGGCGCGTGCGGCTGGCCAAGGAGGTCAAGCGCCGCGCCCAAGGCGACGGCTACGCAGGCGGCCTGCCGAGTTTGGAGTGA
- a CDS encoding MBL fold metallo-hydrolase produces the protein MTTLGGYTLHALDTGRFGLDGGAMFGIIPRALWARHSEPDSKNRIPMGMRCLLLEGHERLILIDNGLGDTYTEKFGSIYAVDYEHSELHRSLRAAGFDASEVTDVVLTHLHFDHCGGSTTRDADGTLRLVFPNATHHVQATHWAWAHESPRERASFLAENLGPLDASGQLHLLTAAHSGPGSLFPHVELLTVDGHTRGQQLVKLTAETNGSGETLLFAADLLPTVAHVPLLWIMAYDIAPLDTLAEKKRLLAQAADEEWRIFFEHDAAVTTGRIARSERGDYVVEDAAPTL, from the coding sequence ATGACCACCCTCGGCGGCTACACCCTCCACGCGCTCGACACGGGCCGCTTCGGCCTCGACGGCGGGGCGATGTTCGGCATCATCCCGCGCGCGCTCTGGGCACGGCATAGTGAGCCGGACAGCAAAAACCGCATCCCGATGGGCATGCGCTGCCTCCTCCTCGAAGGGCACGAGCGGCTCATCCTTATCGACAACGGCCTGGGCGACACGTACACCGAGAAGTTTGGGTCGATCTACGCCGTCGACTACGAGCACTCGGAGTTGCACCGCTCCTTACGGGCAGCGGGCTTCGACGCGAGCGAGGTGACCGACGTTGTGCTGACGCACCTGCACTTCGACCACTGCGGTGGGTCCACCACGCGCGACGCCGACGGCACGCTGCGCCTTGTCTTTCCCAACGCCACGCACCACGTCCAGGCGACGCACTGGGCCTGGGCGCACGAGAGCCCCCGCGAGCGCGCGTCGTTCCTCGCCGAAAACCTCGGCCCGCTCGACGCCTCGGGGCAGCTACACCTGCTCACGGCTGCGCACAGCGGCCCCGGCAGCCTTTTCCCGCACGTCGAGTTGCTCACGGTGGACGGTCACACGCGGGGGCAGCAGCTTGTGAAGCTCACCGCCGAGACGAATGGGTCGGGCGAGACCCTGCTCTTCGCTGCCGACTTGCTTCCGACGGTCGCGCACGTGCCGCTGCTCTGGATCATGGCCTACGACATCGCTCCGCTCGACACGCTCGCGGAGAAAAAGCGGCTTCTCGCCCAGGCGGCTGACGAGGAGTGGCGCATCTTCTTCGAGCACGACGCGGCGGTGACAACGGGCCGCATCG